In the Parasphingorhabdus halotolerans genome, CAATCCAACGAGCATGGGCCCGATAACCGCATCACCGCCCAGTTCGCGCAGTAATTTCGCCGAGAGGTTGGCTGATTGCAGGCCAGGCATGACCAGCACATTGGCGGGGCTGGAAAGCCGGCAGAATGGATAGTTGCCCATGAGTTTCGGATTGAGCGCGACATCTGGTGCCATTTCACCTTCATATTCGAAATTGACCCGCCGCTCATCTAGTAATGCCACCGCTTCCCGGATGTTGTCGAGCCAGCGGCCTTCGGGATTCCCAAATGTAGAATAGCTCAAAAAGGCGACGCGCGGTTCGTGACCCATTTTACGGGCGACAGCGGCTGTTTGTTCAGCAATATCAGCCAGTTCAATCGAGGATGGTCGTTCGTTCACCGTCGTGTCCGCCATGAACACCGTATGGCTTTGACCGATCATGACATGGATGCCCAAAGGTGTACGGCCTTTTTCCACATCAATTACTTTGGCAACATCACGGAACGTTTGCGAATAGGGGCGCGTTACCCCGGTGATCATTGCTTCGCCCTGATCCATCGCTAGCAGGGCGGAACCGAAAATGTTCCGATCCTGGTTCACCATCCGCTTGATGTCTCGCTCCATATATCCCCGCCTCTTTAGTCGGTCATAGAGCATGTTGACCATGTCCGGAACAAGCGGACTGTTGCGGCTATTGTGGATTTCAAAACGGTCAGGGTCGCTAACACCCAGTTCGGCAAGTTTTTTGCGCACCCGGTCGTCGCGCCCAACCAATACTGGCGTACCATATCCACCATCCTGGAACTGGATAGCAGCGCGCAGGACGACATCTTCCTCCGCTTCGGCAAAAATGATTCGTTTAGGATGCTGGCGGCAGGATTCATATGCTTGTGTAAGCACCGAGGTTGTAGGATTGAGCCGCGCCCTTAGGCTCTGACGATAGGCATCCAGGTCCTCAATAGGCTTTTGCGCAACGCCGCTATCCATTGCCGCTTTGGCGACCGCTGCGGAAACTACGTCCATCAGGCGCGGGTCAAAGGGAGCCGGAATAATATAATCAACACCGAATGTCGGCGCTGCGCCACCATAAGCTGCGGCGACTTCTTCCGGTACCTGTTCGCGCGCCAATTCGGCAATCGCTTGCGCTGCAGCAACCTTCATTTCTTCATTAATTCGCGTCGCTCGAACGTCGAGAGCCCCGCGGAAAATAAACGGGAATCCTAAGACATTATTGACTTGGTTGGGATAATCCGACCGTCCTGTAGCCACTATGGCATCTGGCCGCGCGGCTTTGGCATCAGGTGGCGTAATTTCAGGATCGGGATTGGCCATGGCGAAGATGATCGGCTTGTCAGCCATGTCTTTCACCATTTCCGGTTTTAACGCGCCAGCAGCTGAAAGGCCGAGAAATACGTCTGCCCCGTTCAGGGCTTCGGTTAAGTCCCGTGCATCGGTATCAATAGCATGAGCGGATTTCCATTGATCGACACCTTCGCGGCCACGATAGATAACCCCGCTGCGATCGCACATCGTCAGATTGTTATGTGGGACACCGAGGGACTTGATCAATGATGCGCATGCGATAGCGGCCGCACCGGCACCGTTCACAACGACCTTAATGTCTTCAATCTTCCGGTCAGTCAGCAGGCAAGCATTGATAATGCCTGCAGCAGCGATAATCGCCGTGCCGTGTTGATCGTCATGAAAAACCGGAATATTCATCTGGTCGCGCAAGGTTTGCTCGATAATGAAACAGGCAGGCGCGCCAATATCTTCCAGATTAATACCGCCAAAGCTCGGTTCCATAATGCGGACCGCATTGATGAATGCATCCGTATCTTCAGTATCCAGTTCAATGTCGATGCCATCAACGTCAGCAAAGCGCTTGAACAGAACGGCCTTGCCTTCCATCACCGGTTTGGAGGCCAACGCGCCGAGATTGCCGAGGCCTAATATTGCCGTTCCGTTCGATATAACCGCGACCAGATTACCTTTGGCGGTATAGTCATAGGCTTTGGACGGGTCTTCTGCGATAGCGCGAACCGGAACCGCTACACCTGGCGAATATGCCAGGCTGAGGTCTCTTTGGGTGGCCATCGGTTTGGACGCGATGATTTCAATTTTGCCGGGTCGACCGTGGGAATGGAATAATAGCGCTTCGCGTTCGGAAAATTCTACGTTGCTCTCGTTCTTATCGGCCAAATTGTCTCTCCGTGTCATAGGCATATGGCTTCTCAAACCGATATGCTACGCGTCCCTTCATGCGATCTACTCCGAATAAGGGGCATTGGGCAAGGGCGCGTTGCATGGCGATTAAACAGACGCCCTTTTCTGCATCTCGATACTCGTCTATCGCACAGCCTATGGGGACACAGACTCAGCAAAAAAATAGCGCAGCCAAGAAGGTCGATTTGCCCACCAGTTCCGGCGCAAAGCCCAATCTGACACCGATGATGGAGCAATATTTTGCGCTGAAGGAAAAGGCGGAAGATTGTTTGCTTTTTTACAGGATGGGCGATTTTTTTGAGCTTTTCTACGACGATGCAAAGCTTGCCGCCGCCGCGCTTGATATTGCGCTGACATCGCGCGGCAAGAATGCGGGCGAAGCCATCCCGATGTGCGGCGTACCGGTGCATGCTGCAGAAAATTATCTCGCCAAGCTGATTCGTGCCGGCTTCAAAGTGGCGATTGCGGAGCAGATCGAAACCCCGGAGGAAGCTAAAGCGCGGGGCGGTTACAAAGCGCTGGTGGCACGGGACATCATCCGGTTTGTAACGGCAGGAACGCTCACTGAAGATAGCCTGCTGGATGCGAAATCGGACAATATGCTGGTCGCGCTCAGTGAGGCGCAGGGACAGATCGGCATCGCCACGGTGGATATCTCAACCGGCAGTTTTGAGCTGACCCATGTCACCCCGCTGGAGCTTTCCGCAGAACTGGCGCGCATTAGTCCTTCGGAGATTGTTGGACCGGCTTCCGTTATGTCGCTGGTGGCGGGCAGCATAAACAGCGTGACCTCCGAACGGCAAAAGTCGGACTTTGATAGCAACCGCGCGGAGGAGCGCCTCGGACGTTTCTTCGGAAAAGACGCCGGGCATCAATTGAAGCAATTTTCTAGAGCGGAACTCTCAGCGGCGAGCGGCCTGGTCGCCTATGTCGAGCATGTGTCGCAAGGCGAAGTGCCCTATTTGCACAAGCCGGTCCAGCGCCGGACGCCGGATTTCCTGATGATCGACGGGCCGACCAGGATCAGCCTCGAGATCGAACAAACCCTTGGTGGCAAGCGCGAAGGCAGTTTGCTGGCCTGTATAGATCGCACGGTGACCGCAAGTGGAGCGCGATTGCTCTCGCGAGATATCGCGGCGCCGCTGTATGACACCGATAAAATCGCCGAGCGTCTGGGACTGGTGCAATGGTTCCACGATGATCCTGCCCTGCGCGATGACGTGCGCAGTGCGCTCAAAGCGCTGCCGGATATCGGGCGGGCTTTGGGCCGGATTTCCTCGGGCAGGGGCAGTCCCCGTGATGTCGGTCAAGTCCGCGATGGTCTCTCCGGCGCGCGCGATTTGCGGGAACGACTTTCGACGCAAATCGGTCTACCGGGATTGATGGAACAGTTGCTGCCGACACTCGATGGGCACGGCGCGATGGTCGACCTGCTGGAGCGCGCTTTAGTCGAAACGCCGCCAACCGAAATGGCGAGCGGCGGCTATATCGCCGCTGGCTATGACGCAGCGCTGGATGAACTGCGCAGTGCTGGTTCTGACGGGCGTAAATCAATTGCAGCGCTGGAAGCGCGTTACCGCGAAGCGACCGGCATCAACACGCTCAAGATCAAGCATAATGCGGTTCTTGGCTATTTCGTCGAGGTGCCCGCCCGCCACGGTGATGCGCTGATGACGCAAGATTCCGGTTTTGCCCATCGCCAGACATTGGCTGGCGTGGTGCGGTTTAACTCGCCCGAACTGCATGAAGAAGCGATGCGGGTGACTCAAGCTGGTGCGCATGCGCTGGCGGCGGAAGCAGCACATTTTGAAGAATTGATTGCCAAACTGCTTTCGCGTTCCGACGCAATTGCGACAAGCGCCGACAGCCTCTCCCGCATTGATGTTGCTGCAGCCCTGGCAGAGCGCGCAGCGGAAGGGCGGTGGTGTCGACCGGAATTTGTTGATGGCAACGTGCTGGCGATTGATGGCGGGCGACATCCCGTGGTCGAAGCTTCCCTCTCGGCCACTGGCACACCCTTTGTTGCCAATGATTGCGATCTTGCCAGTGATAACCGCCTATGGCTGGTGTCCGGTCCCAATATGGGCGGCAAATCCACCTTTTTGCGCCAGAATGCCTTGATCGTAATACTTGCGCAAGCAGGCGGATTTGTTCCTGCCTCCTCGGCGCGGCTCAGTCTGGTCGATCGTTTGTTCAGCCGGGTCGGCGCATCGGATAATCTCGCGCAGGGGCAATCGACCTTCATGGTCGAGATGGTGGAAACCGCGGCGATCCTCTCGCAAGCGACGGAGAACAGCTTCGTTATTCTCGATGAAGTGGGCAGGGGCACGTCGACATATGATGGCCTCGCTCTGGCATGGGCGGTGGTTGAAGCGGTCCATGAAACCAATCGCTGCCGCTGCCTGTTCGCCACCCATTATCACGAGCTCACCCGCCTCGCCGATCGCCTCGACTCATTGTCGCTCCACCATGTCCGCGCGCGGGAATGGAAAGGCGATCTGGTACTTATGCACGAGTTGGCGAGGGGACCCGCAGACCGCAGCTACGGGCTGGCGGTGGCGAAACTGGCAGGGATTCCGAAGCCGGTATTGCGGCGCGCCAAGGCAGTGCTCGACAAACTCGAAGCAGGCAAGGCCGAAACCGGCGGTCTGGCGGCAGGTTTGGGTGATTTGCCGCTGTTTGCAGCGAGCCTTGGGGACGCGGAGGAAACGACCGACAAGCTGCGTGATGCATTGGAGGCGCTTGATATTGACGCGCTTAGCCCGCGTGAGGCGCTGGAGCAGCTTTATGCGTTGAAGGCGCAAGTGGAAGAAGAGAGTTAACCTTCTCCGTTACAGGAGAAGACTCATGAAGCAGATTTCCAATTTTACAAATTCCGGCTTTCCTACATAATGTCGTTCGCGTTAAACTCGGCAAATGATTTCTCCGTCATTCATGGGATCAATTTTGCAGTTTCATCGGTGCAATGGGGAGAAACTCAATTCTCCTTTAGGGGGTGTGACCCTGTGTGACCCAAGGTTCGTCGTGTCGGTCAACATGCGCGAAAGTCACTATTTTGTTGCTTTTCGCCGCCAGCTTTAGTCAAACGCCGCCATGACCGACCAGACCGAAAATCACGCGCCCGACCCTGCCATGCTCGCCAAGGCCGAAACACTCACAGAGGCGTTACCTTATTTGCAGCGCTATGCCGGCCAGACATTCGTGGTGAAATATGGTGGCCATGCGATGGGTGATCCCGCGCTGGCGCGCAATTTTGCCGAGGATATTGTGCTGCTCAAGCAGGTTGGTATCAATCCTGTGGTGGTTCACGGCGGCGGCCCGCAAATTGGCGCGATGCTGGCGCGGGTCGGGGTGGAAAGCGAATTCGTCGATGGCTTGCGGGTGACGACCAAAGAAACTGCCGAAATTGCTGAGATGGTCTTGTCCGGCGCGATCAATAAGGAACTGGTGAGCTGGATTGAACGGGCAGGTGGAAGCGCGATCGGGATTTCCGGCAAGGATGGTGGTTTTGTAAAAGCCGTAAAGCTGCGCCGCACCGCGCGCGATCCTGATAGCAATATCGAGCGGATCATTGATCTTGGCTTTGTCGGTGAACCGAAGAAAGTCGATCGGACAATTATCGACACAATTTCCGATGCTGGAATGATCCCTGTGATCGCGCCAATTGGTGTCGGCGAAGATGGCCATACGTACAATATTAATGCCGATACAATGGCTGGTGCGGTTGCTTCGGCGCTGCGGGCGGCGCGATTGTTTTTGTTGACCGACGTTGCAGGTGTTCTCGATAAAAGCGGCGCGTTGCTGACGGATCTCGACCCAACGAAAATCGCGGCGCTGGCGAAAGACGGCACGATTTCGGGCGGAATGATCCCGAAATTGGAAACTTGTGTGAAAGCGGTTATGGGCGGCGTAGATGCCGCCGTTGTTCTCGACGGCCGCATTCCGCATGCGATGTTGCTTGAAATTTTTACCAGCAAGGGCGCGGGTACTTTGATCAAGGATGACTTTGAGCCGGTTGAATAATCGTCAAGCTGTGTTATATAGTTGACACACTTAGTTTCTCGGCATCGTCTTGGCTTCGTTCTTGTTAGGACCGATCTTGATCGCTAAGGGCTGTTTAACAACTTAAAAAGGCTTTGCCCCATGGTTTTCGCGCTGTTTCAAATAATTGCAATCCTGCTTAATGTCGCCATCACGGTGATCATCGTACAGGCAATAATGAGCTGGTTGCTCGCGTTTAATGTTATCAATCTGCAAAATGATATTGCTCGCGCGATCTGGACAACTCTGGATGCATTGACCGCGCCGATTTACAATCCTATCCGCAAGATCATGCCGGATTTCGGATCAATTGATCTGACACCGATGGTGGTGATTATCGGGATCATCATATTGCAAGACGCCATTTTGCCACCACTTCAGCTGGCATTGACCTAGTATATGACTAGCGCAGGGGCTCATATCATCGACGGCAAGGCGTTTGCCGCAGGATTGCGTGAACGGATCAAGGTTGCGGTTCCCGCGTTTGTGACCCAAGCGGGCCGCGCTCCCGGACTGGCCGTGGTGCTGGTGGGTGAAGACCCTGCAAGCCAGGTCTATGTCGCCTCTAAACATAAAGCGACTCTCGCCGCCGGAATGGAAAGTTTCGAGCATCGGCTACCAGCGGATACCTTGCAGGAAGACTTGATCGCGCTGGTCCAGCAACTTAATGCCGACGAAACGGTCGATGGTATTTTGGTGCAATTGCCTTTGCCGAAACATCTTGATGAAAAAGCGGTGGTAATGGCGATTGACCCGAACAAGGATGTCGATGGCCTGCATGTCATTAACGCCGGGCGGTTGGCCAATGGCGAAGAAGCGCTAACGCCGTGCACGCCGCTCGGCAGCCTGATGCTGCTCAAAGATACGCTTGGCGATTTATCCGGGCTCGATGCTGTGGTTGTTGGGCGCTCTATTTTGGTCGGAAAACCGATGGCGCAATTGCTGCTGGGCGAAAATTGCACGGTAACGATGGCGCATAGCCGCACAAGGAATTTGCCCGACGTTGTGCGCCGCGCGGATATTGTCGTCGCTGCCGTTGGCCGTGCTGAAATGGTCAAAGGAGATTGGTTGAAAGACGGCGCGGTGGTGATTGATGTGGGGATTAACCGGCTTGACCCCGAACCCGGCAAAGATCGTGGCCGTCTGGTTGGCGATGTCGCGACGGCCGAGGCCTTGGATCATGTTCGCGCAATTACACCAGTCCCCGGCGGCGTCGGTCCGATGACTATAGCAGTGCTACTGCGTAACACATTGGTCGCAGCGTCTGCACGCGCCGGCCTCGCCAAACCGGGAGGCTTTTAATGCGTATTTTTGCGGCCGTGGGCATAGCATTGTTGCTGGCCAGTTGCGCTTCCGGCGGGCGGTCTTTCAGTGATCGCGAACAGTTTAACCGGGTGCGCGGAAAAGCAGTCGCCAATCCCAGTGCTATAGTGGCGGCAGAGTTATCCTTCGCACGACTTGCGCAAGAAAAGGGCCAATGGACCGCTTTTCGGGAAACGGCGACTGATGACGCAGTCATGTTCACGCCGAACAAGGTGAACGCGCAAGCATGGCTCAAAGGCAAGGCTGACCCGAAAACAGCAGTCGAGTGGCAACCGCACAAAATATTTGTCTCGTGCGATGGCAGCCTCGGTGTTTCAAAAGGAGCCTGGCAGGCTGCAAATGGTAATACAGGGCATTTTACGACGATCTGGCGCCAAGAAGGTTTTGGCCAGCGTGATTTCCGCAAAGATGCCGAGTGGAAATGGGTGTTTGATGATGGGGTCCCGTTGGAGCAACCATTGGAAGAGCCGGATTTCATTGAGACCGAAGTGGCGTCTTGCAAGGGCAATGTGACGCCGGTTTCTGCAACGGATATCGGAAGTGGTTCTGCAAGTGGCCAGTCCATTGACGGCACTCTGACTTGGCAAGCCATTGCAAACGCCGACAAATCGAGAAGTGTATCTGTGAGCCTCTGGGATGGTTCAAACTGGAATAAAGTTCTTACTTACGAAGCATCTGCCTCGGAATGACCGAACTCTTTATCTCCGCTTTCATCACGTTTTTTGTCGTGATTGATCCGCCCGGCTGCGCCCCGATTTACGCTAGTCTGACAACCAATGCACCTGCCGCACAGCGCCGCAATATGGCCCTTCGCGCTGTCATTGTCGCGGCTTTGATTCTGCTCGTCTTTGCCGCTTTCGGAGAACAACTGCTTGGCGCGCTGGGCATCAGCCTTGATAGTTTCCGGATTGCCGGTGGCATCATGCTGTTCATCATCGCGCTCGAAATGGTGTTTGAAAAGCGCACCGAGCGCCGCGAAAACCGGGCGCAGGAAATTATCGATCAGCAGGAAATCGATGACGTGTCGATTTTTCCGATGGCAATGCCAATGATCGCCGGTCCTGGTTCGATCGCCGCAGTGATGTTGCTGATGTCGGAGAATGAAGGGTTGAATAGCACACTCATTATTATGGGAGCGCTGGGTTTGGTTCTTGTTTTGACGCTGGCTGGTTTACTGCTGGCAGGCCCATTGATGAAAATTCTGGGCGGTAATGTTGAGGCTGTGATCACGCGTGTGCTGGGCGTATTGCTTGGTGCGCTGGCGGTGCAATTTGTGGTCGATGGGTTGAAGGCGAGCTTTTAGAGCTTCCTCGCTTCTTCAATAAGCATCACCGGAATGCCATTCTTGATTGGATAGGCGACACCTGCTTCCTCAGAAATGAGTTCCTGGGCGTCTTCATCGTAGACAAGCCTGGTGCGGGTCATTGGGCATACAAGTATTTCAATAAGTCTCGGATCGATTGTCCGGAACGGTGAAGTCACTGTAGCGTTACCCGATCATCATCGCCGTCTTGCCGCCCAAAAAACTGAAGCAACTGAATAATCAGTTCCGCACGATTGGAGAGTCCATCAACCTCCAGCAAAGCCTGTTTGGAAGCCGCATCAAAGGGAGCGATCTGGGCGATACCGTTTACAAACGAGGCGTCATCAAGCCGCCCGATGCTGTCCCAATCCACTTGATAGCCCTGCATTTCAGCAAATTTTCGTGATTCAATTTCCAGCGCTGCCCGTTCCGCGCTAGCCAGAACTTCATCTATTTCCTTGTTGTCTTCAATCTCTGCGCGCACTTGGCGAAACGCTGTGTTCGCATCAATCTCTTCGATAATCCGGAACCTTGCTGTTCCTTCCAGAACGACGTTGAATCGACCATCGTCCATCGCCTCGATATCGATAATCTTGCCGACACAGCCGATATCAAACAGCTCGGGAACATCGCCGCCGGACTTCGGCTGTATCATACCTATCTGCCGATCGCGCGCCATCGCATCATTGATCAGCGCGCGATAGCGATCTTCAAAAATATGCAGGGGAAGATGCATGCCGGGGAACAAAAGCGCGCCGGACAAAGGAAAAATCGAGAGGCGCTCGGTTTCTATGTTGATATCTTTTGTCATATCACCCGAACAATAGTGCTGAGAGCTTGCGGCGCGTGGCGGAAACCCATTCGTCTTCCAGGCCAACCATTTCAAACAGCGACAGCAGTTTTGCACGCGCCTCACCGTCATTCCATTCCTTGTCCGCTGCGATTATCGTGAGCAGATGGTCTGCCGCGCCATCATGATCGCCTGAAGCGATAAGTGCGCTGGCCAGATCAAACCTCGCCTTATGGTTTTTTTCATCCGCCGCCACCGCCGCCTGCAATTTTTCCAGCTCGCCATCGGCTGGCTTGGCTTTTGCTAACTCCAGCGCCGTCCGAGCCCGTTCAATTGCCGGCTCACTTGCGAGTTCTAGCGGAAGTCCCGCCAAGGCAGCTTCGGCCTGCTCAAGATGTTCAGCAGCAACCAGCGACCGGATCAGACCGCCAACAGCATCTACATTGTCAGGGGCGATATCCGCGATTTGGGCAAAAATACCGGCAGCGCGCTCGCCGTCACCGCCTGCCAGTGCTTCTTCACCCATGGCCAGCAAAGGCGCCAGATCTTGTTGCGGTTGTTCGCCGCCGATAGGCAGTTTTTCCAGTATTTGATCGAGCAGGCTAGAGATCTGGCTCTCGCTTCGGGCCTGCGTCATATCGGCAACCGGTTTCCCCTGAAAAATCGCATAGACTGTGGGGATTGACTGCACCTGAAATTGCGATGCGATGAACTTATTCTCATCGACATTTATCTTAGCGAGCATAACGCCTCTATCCGCATATTGCGCGGCCACTTTCTCCAGCATTGGTGTCAATGCCTTGCATGGGCCACACCATTCCGCCCAGAAATCCAATATGACCAGCTTTTCCATACTGGGAGCAACCACAGCCTGCTGAAATTCTTCTACCGCTTTTTGCTCTTCGACTGTCAGTCCTGCTGTCGCCAAGGGAAACTCCTGTCATTCTGCTGCGCAAAGCCGGGAAAGCCGAGAATCGCACAAATATTGTTCAACTTCTGGGCTTTATGTGGGGATGGGCTGGCCAAAGCCAAGCATATTTTTACTATTGTGTGCGAGTAAGGTGAAAATGGGGCTTGCCGGGCTATATATCCCATGCTAACCGCGCGCCTCAACTGCTGATGACGAGACAATGAAACCCAGTGTCATGGCAGCGCCGAGCGGGCGTAGCTCAGGGGTAGAGCACAACCTTGCCAAGGTTGGGGTCGAGAGTTCGAATCTCTTCGCCCGCTCCAGTTTTCCCAATACTTTTGTGATCTATCGGCCTCGGGCCAACCCCCGGGGTTACCGCCCGGGTTACCGTGACGCGCCTTTTGGCGACCTTTTGATTGAGAGCAGAAGGTGAAAGTCATATGGCGGGACCGGGAAGCGATCATCTATGACAGAAGCAGGTTTGAACGACAACTTCACTGAGGATGGACTTGCAACGGTTTGGTTCCGGTCACTTGTCTCTCATTATGCCACCTTAGCTTCGAAAGCCAAGGGGCTTATGCCGCCCAGATATGAGTGGCGCCTTCGGGTGTTGTAGAACCCGTTGATGTATTGGAAGATGGCAGCCTCAGCCTGACGGCGTGTTGGCCAGCTTTGCCGCCAGATCAGCTCCGCCTTGATCGTTTTGAAGAATGTCTCCACCGAGGCATTGTCGTAGCAGTTGCCCTTTGTCTAACAGACTTTGTCATCATTATATCGGTGCTTGTAACAAGTCACGGATTTCAATCTCATATATCGAGTCTCCATAGTTTTCAAACACAGGGGGCCTGAATGTGCTTTTCCAAAGCCATCACCATTTCAACTATTGGGCTAAACGCCATATTTCT is a window encoding:
- a CDS encoding NADP-dependent malic enzyme — protein: MADKNESNVEFSEREALLFHSHGRPGKIEIIASKPMATQRDLSLAYSPGVAVPVRAIAEDPSKAYDYTAKGNLVAVISNGTAILGLGNLGALASKPVMEGKAVLFKRFADVDGIDIELDTEDTDAFINAVRIMEPSFGGINLEDIGAPACFIIEQTLRDQMNIPVFHDDQHGTAIIAAAGIINACLLTDRKIEDIKVVVNGAGAAAIACASLIKSLGVPHNNLTMCDRSGVIYRGREGVDQWKSAHAIDTDARDLTEALNGADVFLGLSAAGALKPEMVKDMADKPIIFAMANPDPEITPPDAKAARPDAIVATGRSDYPNQVNNVLGFPFIFRGALDVRATRINEEMKVAAAQAIAELAREQVPEEVAAAYGGAAPTFGVDYIIPAPFDPRLMDVVSAAVAKAAMDSGVAQKPIEDLDAYRQSLRARLNPTTSVLTQAYESCRQHPKRIIFAEAEEDVVLRAAIQFQDGGYGTPVLVGRDDRVRKKLAELGVSDPDRFEIHNSRNSPLVPDMVNMLYDRLKRRGYMERDIKRMVNQDRNIFGSALLAMDQGEAMITGVTRPYSQTFRDVAKVIDVEKGRTPLGIHVMIGQSHTVFMADTTVNERPSSIELADIAEQTAAVARKMGHEPRVAFLSYSTFGNPEGRWLDNIREAVALLDERRVNFEYEGEMAPDVALNPKLMGNYPFCRLSSPANVLVMPGLQSANLSAKLLRELGGDAVIGPMLVGLEKSVQIATMASTASELVTLAVLAASGIAK
- the mutS gene encoding DNA mismatch repair protein MutS, whose amino-acid sequence is MMEQYFALKEKAEDCLLFYRMGDFFELFYDDAKLAAAALDIALTSRGKNAGEAIPMCGVPVHAAENYLAKLIRAGFKVAIAEQIETPEEAKARGGYKALVARDIIRFVTAGTLTEDSLLDAKSDNMLVALSEAQGQIGIATVDISTGSFELTHVTPLELSAELARISPSEIVGPASVMSLVAGSINSVTSERQKSDFDSNRAEERLGRFFGKDAGHQLKQFSRAELSAASGLVAYVEHVSQGEVPYLHKPVQRRTPDFLMIDGPTRISLEIEQTLGGKREGSLLACIDRTVTASGARLLSRDIAAPLYDTDKIAERLGLVQWFHDDPALRDDVRSALKALPDIGRALGRISSGRGSPRDVGQVRDGLSGARDLRERLSTQIGLPGLMEQLLPTLDGHGAMVDLLERALVETPPTEMASGGYIAAGYDAALDELRSAGSDGRKSIAALEARYREATGINTLKIKHNAVLGYFVEVPARHGDALMTQDSGFAHRQTLAGVVRFNSPELHEEAMRVTQAGAHALAAEAAHFEELIAKLLSRSDAIATSADSLSRIDVAAALAERAAEGRWCRPEFVDGNVLAIDGGRHPVVEASLSATGTPFVANDCDLASDNRLWLVSGPNMGGKSTFLRQNALIVILAQAGGFVPASSARLSLVDRLFSRVGASDNLAQGQSTFMVEMVETAAILSQATENSFVILDEVGRGTSTYDGLALAWAVVEAVHETNRCRCLFATHYHELTRLADRLDSLSLHHVRAREWKGDLVLMHELARGPADRSYGLAVAKLAGIPKPVLRRAKAVLDKLEAGKAETGGLAAGLGDLPLFAASLGDAEETTDKLRDALEALDIDALSPREALEQLYALKAQVEEES
- the argB gene encoding acetylglutamate kinase, coding for MTDQTENHAPDPAMLAKAETLTEALPYLQRYAGQTFVVKYGGHAMGDPALARNFAEDIVLLKQVGINPVVVHGGGPQIGAMLARVGVESEFVDGLRVTTKETAEIAEMVLSGAINKELVSWIERAGGSAIGISGKDGGFVKAVKLRRTARDPDSNIERIIDLGFVGEPKKVDRTIIDTISDAGMIPVIAPIGVGEDGHTYNINADTMAGAVASALRAARLFLLTDVAGVLDKSGALLTDLDPTKIAALAKDGTISGGMIPKLETCVKAVMGGVDAAVVLDGRIPHAMLLEIFTSKGAGTLIKDDFEPVE
- a CDS encoding YggT family protein produces the protein MVFALFQIIAILLNVAITVIIVQAIMSWLLAFNVINLQNDIARAIWTTLDALTAPIYNPIRKIMPDFGSIDLTPMVVIIGIIILQDAILPPLQLALT
- the folD gene encoding bifunctional methylenetetrahydrofolate dehydrogenase/methenyltetrahydrofolate cyclohydrolase FolD, coding for MTSAGAHIIDGKAFAAGLRERIKVAVPAFVTQAGRAPGLAVVLVGEDPASQVYVASKHKATLAAGMESFEHRLPADTLQEDLIALVQQLNADETVDGILVQLPLPKHLDEKAVVMAIDPNKDVDGLHVINAGRLANGEEALTPCTPLGSLMLLKDTLGDLSGLDAVVVGRSILVGKPMAQLLLGENCTVTMAHSRTRNLPDVVRRADIVVAAVGRAEMVKGDWLKDGAVVIDVGINRLDPEPGKDRGRLVGDVATAEALDHVRAITPVPGGVGPMTIAVLLRNTLVAASARAGLAKPGGF
- a CDS encoding MarC family protein, yielding MTELFISAFITFFVVIDPPGCAPIYASLTTNAPAAQRRNMALRAVIVAALILLVFAAFGEQLLGALGISLDSFRIAGGIMLFIIALEMVFEKRTERRENRAQEIIDQQEIDDVSIFPMAMPMIAGPGSIAAVMLLMSENEGLNSTLIIMGALGLVLVLTLAGLLLAGPLMKILGGNVEAVITRVLGVLLGALAVQFVVDGLKASF
- a CDS encoding Trm112 family protein; its protein translation is MTRTRLVYDEDAQELISEEAGVAYPIKNGIPVMLIEEARKL
- a CDS encoding LON peptidase substrate-binding domain-containing protein, which translates into the protein MTKDINIETERLSIFPLSGALLFPGMHLPLHIFEDRYRALINDAMARDRQIGMIQPKSGGDVPELFDIGCVGKIIDIEAMDDGRFNVVLEGTARFRIIEEIDANTAFRQVRAEIEDNKEIDEVLASAERAALEIESRKFAEMQGYQVDWDSIGRLDDASFVNGIAQIAPFDAASKQALLEVDGLSNRAELIIQLLQFFGRQDGDDDRVTLQ
- a CDS encoding tetratricopeptide repeat protein, whose protein sequence is MATAGLTVEEQKAVEEFQQAVVAPSMEKLVILDFWAEWCGPCKALTPMLEKVAAQYADRGVMLAKINVDENKFIASQFQVQSIPTVYAIFQGKPVADMTQARSESQISSLLDQILEKLPIGGEQPQQDLAPLLAMGEEALAGGDGERAAGIFAQIADIAPDNVDAVGGLIRSLVAAEHLEQAEAALAGLPLELASEPAIERARTALELAKAKPADGELEKLQAAVAADEKNHKARFDLASALIASGDHDGAADHLLTIIAADKEWNDGEARAKLLSLFEMVGLEDEWVSATRRKLSALLFG